The Drosophila biarmipes strain raj3 chromosome 2L, RU_DBia_V1.1, whole genome shotgun sequence genome has a window encoding:
- the LOC108034242 gene encoding phosrestin-2: MVVNFKVFKKCSPNNMITLYMNRREFVDSVTQVEPIDGIVVLDDEYVRQNRKIFVQLVCNFRYGREDDEMIGLRFQKELTLVSQQVCPPQKQDIQLTKMQERLLKKLGSNAYPFVMQMPPSSPASVVLQQKASDESQPCGVQYFVKIFTGDSDCDRSHRRSTINLGIRKVQYAPTKQGIQPCTVVRKDFLLSPGELELEVTLDKQLYHHGEKISVNICVRNNSNKVVKKVKAMVQQGVDVVLFQNGQFRNTIAFMETSEGCPLNPGSSLQKVMYLVPTLVANCDRAGIAVEGDIKRKDTALASTTLIATQDARDAFGIIVSYAVKVKLFLGALGGELCAELPFILMHPKPSRKAQLEAEGSIEA; the protein is encoded by the exons ATGGTGGTCAACTTCAAGGTGTTCAAGAAATGTTCCCCGAACAACATGATCACGCTCTACATGAACAGGCGTGAGTTTGTGGATTCCGTGACGCAAGTGGAGCCTATTG ACGGAATCGTGGTGCTGGACGACGAGTATGTGCGCCAGAACCGCAAGATCTTCGTGCAGTTGGTCTGCAACTTCCGCTACGGCCGCGAGGATGACGAGATGATCGGCTTGAGGTTCCAGAAGGAGCTGACCCTGGTCTCGCAGCAGGTGTGCCCGCCCCAGAAGCAGGACATCCAGCTGACCAAGATGCAGGAGCGCCTGCTGAAGAAGCTCGGCTCGAATGCCTATCCCTTCGTGATGCAGATGCCACCCAGCTCGCCGGCCTCGGTGGTCCTCCAGCAGAAGGCCAGTGACGAGAGCCAGCCCTGCGGAGTGCAGTACTTCGTGAAGATCTTCACCGGGGACAGTGACTGCGATCGTTCGCACCGCAGGAGCACCATCAACCTGGGCATCCGCAAGGTGCAGTACGCACCCACCAAGCAGGGAATCCAGCCCTGCACCGTCGTCCGCAAGGACTTCCTCCTGTCGCCCGGGGAACTCGAGCTGGAGGTGACCCTCGACAAGCAGCTGTACCATCACGGCGAGAAGATCTCGGTGAACATCTGCGTGCGCAACAACTCCAACAAAGTGGTGAAGAAGGTCAAGGCCATGGTGCAGCAGGGCGTCGATGTGGTGCTCTTCCAGAACGGCCAGTTCCGCAACACGATCGCCTTCATGGAGACGAGCGAGGGATGCCCCCTGAACCCGGGCTCCAGTCTGCAGAAGGTCATGTACCTGGTGCCCACCCTGGTGGCCAATTGCGACCGCGCGGGCATCGCCGTCGAGGGGGATATCAAGCGCAAGGACACGGCCCTGGCTTCGACCACACT TATTGCCACTCAGGATGCCAGGGATGCCTTTGGCATAATTGTCTCGTACGCTGTGAAGGTCAAGCTCTTCTTAGGAGCCTTGGGCGGTGAGCTCTGCGCCGAGCTGCCCTTCATCTTGATGCACCCGAAG CCAAGCCGTAAGGCTCAACTGGAAGCCGAGGGCTCCATCGAGGCCTAA
- the LOC108034311 gene encoding protein croquemort: MCCSCCGVTQQKVWVFGLGTLFAVSGLMAIIFWPGFIDSEIMKSLPLTPTSKTFEKWEELPIPLYVYMYLWNWTNAADVQAFGVKPTFEQLGPYVYREERRKMDVEWHDNGTVTFNPQRTWFWEEELSGGKQTDLITAPHLPSLAASNQMRDSNAFLKFMFNQALNANGGHLFVTHTAAEWLFDSFYDEFLHYAMTLNNPLVPAIEDDHFAWFLHRNGSKDFEGPFTVHTGVGDIKEMGEIKYWKGQNHTGWYDGECGRLNGSTSDLFVPGEPKEKALTIFIPDTCRIINLEFTGQSETIQGITGWKYEITPNTFDNGQINGNTKCWCPLERQPDDCPSTGATDMAPCADGAPMYLSADHFMYADESYGSTINGYQPNYDQNNFYIIMERKMGVPLKVNANVMITLYIEADNSIDILKGLPSFYAPLFTTASRAEIDEALASELKLALNLPAIGRYTGVGFLCLGCILIAVGVILTVKRKWYGQSESDRLALKDNEESPNPPETQANAFDQNL; this comes from the exons ATGTGTTGCAGCTGCTGTGGAGTGACCCAGCAAAAGGTCTGGGTCTTTGGACTAGGAACCCTTTTCGCGGTCTCGGGACTCATGGCCATTATATTCTGGCCCGGCTTCATAGACTCGGAGATTATGAAG tccTTGCCCCTGACGCCCACTTCGAAGACCTTTGAAAAATGGGAGGAACTGCCTATACCCTTGTATGTCTACATGTACCTTTGGAACTGGACAAATGCCGCAGACGTCCAGGCCTTTGGAGTGAAACCAACTTTCGAACAACTAGGTCCGTATGTCTATCGGGAGGAGAGAAGGAAGATGGACGTCGAGTGGCACGACAATGGCACGGTGACCTTCAACCCCCAGAGAACCTGGTTCTGGGAGGAAGAACTGTCTGGTGGTAAGCAAACGGATTTAATTACTGCCCCCCATTTGCCTTCGCTG gctGCTTCCAATCAAATGCGGGATAGCAACGCCTTTCTGAAGTTCATGTTCAACCAGGCCCTGAATGCGAACGGAGGACATCTTTTCGTGACCCACACGGCAGCCGAATGGCTCTTCGACAGTTTCTACGACGAGTTCCTTCATTACGCCATGACCCTGAACAATCCTTTGGTGCCAGCCATCGAAGATGACCACTTTGCCTGGTTCCTCCATCGCAACGGATCCAAGGACTTCGAGGGGCCCTTCACCGTGCACACAGGAGTGGGTGACATCAAGGAGATGGGTGAAATCAAGTATTGGAAGGGCCAAAACCACACAGGATGGTACGACGGTGAGTGTGGACGGCTCAATGGCAGCACCTCAGACCTCTTCGTGCCCGGTGAGCCCAAGGAGAAGGCCTTGACCATCTTCATTCCGGACACTTGTCGGATCATAAATCTGGAATTCACGGGCCAGAGTGAAACGATCCAGGGCATCACGGGATGGAAGTACGAAATAACACCCAATACCTTCGACAATGGTCAGATCAATGGCAACACGAAGTGCTGGTGTCCTTTGGAAAGACAGCCGGATGATTGTCCGTCCACCGGGGCCACTGATATGGCACCTTGTGCCGACGGAGCGCCCATGTACCTGTCGGCGGATCACTTTATGTACGCTGACGAGAGCTATGGCAGCACGATCAACGGCTACCAACCCAACTACGATCAGAACAACTTCTACATCATCATGGAGCGCAAGATGGGCGTGCCCTTGAAGGTCAATGCCAATGTGATGATCACCTTGTACATAGAGGCGGATAACAGTATTGA CATACTGAAGGGCCTTCCCAGTTTCTATGCTCCTCTTTTCACCACCGCCAGTCGGGCGGAGATTGACGAAGCTCTGGCCTCTGAACTCAAG TTGGCGCTCAATCTGCCTGCGATTGGCAGATACACTGGGGTGGGTTTTCTGTGTCTGGGCTGCATTCTTATAGCCGTTGGCGTCATACTCACTGTTAAGAGAAAATGGTATGGCCAATCTGAATCGGACAGACTAGCTCTCAAGGACAACGAGGAGAGTCCAAATCCACCGGAAACACAGGCCAATGCATTCGACCAAAATTTGTAG
- the LOC108033271 gene encoding protein croquemort has protein sequence MHCSCCSVRRKKIWVFSLGGLILLVGIFLASAWPAVSRRWIRSFLVLAPNSFMYKRWVTTPMPVYSTVYLFNWTNPEHLNTEGVKPNFEQLGPYTFSDFKVKEDLQWHQPEVTYFGKRTWHFLPEKSNGSLEDVVVAPHFPSLTAAFYSRRLRRILRKVVNFALNREGGATHIAHTAGQWLFDGYYDHLLDFVEQLHSPLLPVQSNTFGWFYERNNSKTAEGNFTVHTGRGDLSRMGDLLLWNGRNTTGYYPGECGKVNGSTGELWSSERQWNQPTSIFLPDAARYLNLFPKENLTVDGIDVWRYESTNLTLDNGQLSPDTKCFCLKSRECPRNGVLDYGPPAFNGPFYMSHPHFYLTDEMYRENTTGLRPRESEHGMFVIMEPTLGIPLSLRGQLMISTRVVRDEAIDLFKDVAYDHYAPLFTMEIHAELDEGLTSLLKLALNAAIIGMYTGIGLLVLGLSVIITGLLLIHRTKAQVKCT, from the exons ATGCATTGTAGCTGCTGCAGTGTCCGCCGGAAAAAGATCTGGGTCTTCAGCCTGGGAGGCCTGATCCTGCTTGTGGGCATATTTTTGGCCTCAGCCTGGCCAGCTGTGTCTCGGCGATGGATTCGCAGCTTTTTGGTCTTGGCCCCTAACTCCTTCATGTACAAACGCTGGGTGACTACGCCAATGCCGGTATACAGCACGGTTTACCTCTTCAACTGGACTAATCCGGAGCATCTGAACACCGAGGGCGTTAAGCCCAACTTTGAGCAGCTGGGACCGTACACATTCAGTGACTTCAAGGTGAAGGAAGATTTGCAGTGGCATCAGCCGGAGGTGACTTATTTCGGAAAACGCACCTGGCACTTTCTCCCCGAAAAATCTAACGGCTCCCTGGAGGACGTAGTCGTCGCGCCACATTTTCCATCTTTG ACAGCTGCATTCTATTCGCGCCGATTACGCCGAATCCTGCGCAAGGTCGTGAACTTTGCCCTCAATCGCGAGGGCGGCGCCACCCACATAGCCCACACGGCTGGTCAGTGGCTCTTCGACGGCTACTACGACCATCTGCTGGACTTTGTGGAGCAGCTGCATTCGCCCTTGCTGCCGGTTCAGAGCAACACATTTGGCTGGTTTTACGAGAGAAATAACTCCAAGACGGCCGAGGGGAACTTTACAGTCCACACTGGCCGTGGGGATCTCAGTCGGATGGGAGATCTTCTCCTGTGGAATGGACGGAACACAACCGGCTATTATCCCGGTGAGTGCGGCAAGGTGAATGGCAGTACGGGGGAGCTCTGGTCGTCGGAGAGGCAGTGGAATCAGCCCACCTCAATTTTCCTACCCGATGCAGCGCGTTACCTGAACCTCTTTCCCAAGGAAAACCTGACTGTCGATGGCATAGACGTGTGGCGCTATGAGTCCACCAATCTCACCCTCGACAATGGCCAGTTGTCGCCGGACACCAAGTGCTTTTGCCTCAAGAGTCGCGAGTGTCCCCGCAACGGAGTCCTGGATTATGGCCCACCAGCCTTCAACGGGCCGTTCTACATGTCTCACCCGCACTTCTACCTCACGGACGAAATGTACAGGGAGAATACCACGGGCCTGCGACCACGGGAATCCGAGCACGGAATGTTTGTGATAATGGAACCCACTCTTGGCATTCCACTGAGCCTGAGGGGCCAGCTCATGATTAGCACGAGAGTGGTGCGCGATGAGGCGATTGA cTTATTCAAGGATGTGGCCTATGATCACTATGCTCCTCTCTTCACCATGGAAATTCATGCGGAACTAGATGAAGGCCTCACAAGCCTATTAAAG CTTGCCTTAAATGCTGCGATTATTGGAATGTACACAGGAATCGGCTTACTTGTGCTGGGATTATCAGTTATCATAACTGGCTTACTTCTCATACATCGAACAAAGGCCCAAGTCAAGTGCACTTGA
- the LOC108033440 gene encoding uncharacterized protein LOC108033440, whose amino-acid sequence MDFTLLTIGLVLVAAAFTPARCQVACNVRSGAVRQKRIVFSSPGTGEMTKLDTCQYRVAPWSGQVCQARLDFERLELPQPQFNASSGLLACVDFLQIRHFRLCGRNSGQHLYFPLRRGQELQLLFRLASPLGRQSTWQLTLTQLECPRDVTALNARQPELQAPTVRPILPFLGNLLPRTIFGGQNGIGSGSGPAAQLIKTLTLPSVADLELLAPLGCDQYFSTTTGGIVSFNFAGGVYMPNMKYSICVKGAADSEISYKIDHFELSKANSEQQGPAYDTDCRSTVLTPLRASDYLGIPSAYMVARPELQATYYCGSGLAGQELVARPPFVLRFASDSQSSASETGFQLTYTVRRSQDPPVTAEL is encoded by the exons ATGGATTTCACCCTGCTGACGATTGGCCTCGTGCTTGTGGCAGCTGCTTTTACACCAGCCCGCTGTCAGGTGGCCTGCAATGTGCGGAGCGGTGCTGTCCGCCAGAAGCGCATCGTTTTCAGCAGCCCGGGAACGGGTGAGATGACCAAGTTGGATACTTGCCAGTACCGCGTGGCGCCGTGGAGCGGCCAGGTGTGTCAGGCGCGCCTGGATTTCGAGCGCTTGGAGCTGCCGCAGCCGCAGTTCAATGCCAGTTCCGGACTGCTGGCGTGCGTCGATTTTCTGCAGATTCGGCATTTCCGGCTCTGCGGTCGCAACAGCGGTCAGCACTTGTATTTCCCACTGCGCCGGGGTCAAGAGCTGCAGCTTTTGTTCCGGCTGGCCTCGCCCCTCGGCCGGCAGTCCACCTGGCAGCTGACTCTCACCCAGCTGGAGTGCCCCAGGGATGTGACTGCTTTGAATGCAAGGCAACCCGAGCTGCAGGCACCAACTGTACGGCCCATCCTGCCCTTTTTGGGCAACCTCTTGCCGCGCACCATTTTCGGCGGACAAAATGGCATAGGCTCGGGATCCGGCCCTGCCGCCCAGCTCATCAAGACTCTGACCTTGCCATCCGTGGCGGATCTAGAGTTGCTGGCTCCCTTGGGCTGCGATCAGTACTTCAGCACCACGACGGGAGGCATCGTGAGCTTCAACTTCGCCGGCGGCGTCTACATGCCCAACATGAAGTACTCCATTTGTGTCAAGGGAGCGGCCGACAGCGAGATAAG CTACAAGATCGATCACTTTGAGCTCTCGAAGGCGAACTCCGAGCAGCAAGGACCGGCCTACGACACGGACTGTCGCAGCACAGTGTTGACCCCTTTGCGTGCATCCGACTACCTGGGCATCCCCAGCGCCTACATGGTGGCCAGGCCGGAGCTGCAGGCCACTTACTACTGTGGCAGTGGTCTGGCCGGCCAGGAGCTTGTGGCCCGACCACCGTTCGTGCTGCGCTTCGCCAGTGACTCGCAGTCGAGTGCCTCCGAGACGGGCTTCCAGCTGACCTACACGGTCCGCCGGTCACAGGATCCTCCGGTGACGGCAGAACTGTAA